Proteins encoded together in one Flavobacteriales bacterium window:
- a CDS encoding CoA pyrophosphatase, protein MIGIDHIPDLFQGPLPGKKAHDAMMGRIRPSVEEIIQGDHDPRVSSVAFLIYPKKSGLHFLLLKRHDYAGVHSGQVGLPGGRLDDGETNEEAMLRELEEETGLRIDTSSIIRELTPLYIPPSDFIVHPFATLIDHEPEWRYDTREVKRGIETPLSELMRKDIIVERKIQVRDSPFPWKVQCFPFDGEVVWGATAMILAECKQILGKFEQ, encoded by the coding sequence ATGATCGGAATCGACCATATCCCCGACCTCTTCCAAGGACCTTTGCCGGGCAAGAAGGCCCACGATGCGATGATGGGTCGTATACGACCGAGTGTAGAGGAGATCATCCAAGGAGACCATGATCCGCGGGTGAGTTCGGTCGCTTTTCTGATCTATCCCAAGAAAAGCGGATTACATTTCCTTTTACTGAAGAGACACGATTATGCGGGAGTCCACTCGGGTCAGGTGGGATTGCCGGGTGGCAGATTGGATGATGGAGAGACCAATGAAGAGGCCATGCTGCGTGAATTGGAAGAAGAGACGGGTCTACGCATAGATACTTCTTCGATCATACGCGAACTGACCCCCCTATACATTCCTCCGAGTGATTTCATCGTGCATCCTTTCGCTACGCTCATCGATCACGAACCGGAATGGAGATATGATACGAGAGAGGTCAAGCGAGGTATCGAGACCCCTTTGAGTGAATTGATGCGTAAAGACATCATCGTGGAACGAAAAATACAGGTCAGGGATTCCCCATTCCCTTGGAAAGTACAGTGCTTTCCCTTCGATGGGGAGGTCGTATGGGGAGCTACAGCGATGATCCTGGCAGAGTGTAAACAGATTTTAGGCAAATTCGAGCAATGA